The Zygosaccharomyces rouxii strain CBS732 chromosome G complete sequence genome contains a region encoding:
- the PAA1 gene encoding polyamine acetyltransferase (highly similar to gnl|GLV|CAGL0G05291g Candida glabrata CAGL0G05291g and similar to YDR071C uniprot|Q12447 Saccharomyces cerevisiae YDR071C PAA1 Polyamine acetyltransferase acetylates polyamines such as putrescine spermidine and spermine may be involved in transcription initiation) — translation MTSTLPLHMYIRPIILEDAQQVIDLEARGFPPSERASPQNVEFRLNTCPELCSGLFIREFNSDTKEVQSETLIGHIMGTKISRNGFIRLEDMKLTHNESSDTIAIHSLVIDKNYQKKNLATLLLTDYIQKLSNQEIGERIVIIAHEPLIPFYERVGFKVHGENRDVIKDPEFASSKWIDMVRELVKEEYEN, via the coding sequence ATGACGTCTACATTGCCTCTACACATGTACATTAGGCCTATTATCTTGGAGGACGCCCAACAGGTTATTGACTTAGAAGCCAGAGGTTTCCCACCTTCTGAAAGAGCATCACCACAAAATGTTGAGTTCAGGCTGAATACATGTCCAGAACTATGCTCAGGTCTATTTATCCGTGAATTCAACAGCGATACAAAGGAAGTTCAATCTGAGACGTTAATCGGACATATCATGGGTACAAAGATTTCACGTAATGGGTTCATCAGACTGGAAGACATGAAATTAACGCACAACGAATCAAGCGACACTATAGCTATCCATTCTCTAGTTATTGATAAAAACtatcaaaagaagaatctgGCTACATTACTTCTAACAGATTacattcaaaaattgagtAACCAAGAAATTGGTGAGAGAATTGTAATCATAGCGCATGAGCCTCTAATTCCATTCTATGAGCGTGTTGGGTTCAAAGTTCACGGTGAAAACAGGGATGTGATCAAGGATCCCGAGTTTGCAAGCTCCAAATGGATCGATATGGTTCGTGAATTGGTCAAGGAGGAGTATGAGAATTAA
- the DOA4 gene encoding ubiquitin-specific protease DOA4 (some similarities with uniprot|P32571 Saccharomyces cerevisiae YDR069C DOA4 Ubiquitin hydrolase required for recycling ubiquitin from proteasome-bound ubiquitinated intermediates acts at the late endosome/prevacuolar compartment to recover ubiquitin from ubiquitinated membrane proteins en route to the vacuole) yields MSSSKLRCKSISKLSNVAEQFMIQDSRCGPGARVMTLLQVCLDTLEAYKDEYKKLKRNDEVSQEQIYHIYESAYVYYKIVHSLVLNRIPNLNEFHQVKRRSNTSDKKLMEIYNMLVKSLLYDEKISGVKTFIKEHSSDIDEISSDKELKTGGFISAKELEFLLKSDDRNILLVDVRQRSEFEETHIKASNVICIEPISFKSSYTDLELEKKSMITSPNVEIDIFKRRNEFTFVILYTDGNKENGHHNFYIQQEMVLLDLLINRSFAKPLHKDVKILVLEAGISSWKFHGGSCSSSENFQGNQDSGAIYINGNTSGLKLQQLPKLTPNISSSMDSSMKDMMRSTSQDPSNAGFNLPIQQRPPGSANLINPSPSVSPSQLPLGSPPLSHHPDMKFAKYPTTPQLADKDNANDSNGTANGTANGGSSAGNGLPTFTNVSPINSRAVAPARRTIASPNPPSILVGSSATNGTSANTSTNQPLSKPPTQPLPTLPQLPTRSSNSQSSLTQTKQYDLDFTVGLENMGNSCYINCIIQCLLGTHELTNIFLNNSYERHINLNSKLGSKGVLAKHFARLIHQMHQSAAFKKSDKNKAVRPYEFKMACGSINSLFRESGQQDSQEFCQFLLDGLHEDLNQCGGNPPLKELSEEAEKMRERLSMRIASSIEWERYLTRDFSVIVDLFQGQYASQLRCKVCNHTSTTYQPFSILAAPVPHAKSCYLLDCFKEFTKLEQLEKDEEWLCPYCKKKQPSTKKLTITRLPRNLIIHLKRFDNLLNKNNVLVNYPFFLDLTPFWANDFDGRLPPGVTDELPSRGQVAPFKYKLYAVASHSGSLYGGHYTAYVDKGLNKGWYYFDDTGYRPMRTPTECITSNAYVLFYHRVYGV; encoded by the coding sequence ATGTCGAGTTCTAAGCTGCGTTGTAAATCTATTTCAAAACTATCAAATGTGGCTGAACAGTTTATGATTCAAGATTCGAGATGTGGGCCTGGGGCTCGTGTAATGACTCTTTTGCAAGTATGTTTAGACACCTTAGAGGCCTATAAGGATGAATAtaagaaattgaaaaggaatgATGAGGTGTCTCAAGAACAAATCTATCATATCTACGAATCTGCATATGTTTATTATAAGATCGTACACAGTTTGGTTCTTAATAGAATACCGAATCTCAATGAATTCCATCAGGTCAAAAGGCGCTCCAACACAagtgataaaaaattgatggagATTTATAATATGTTGGTTAAAAGTTTGCTCTATGACGAAAAGATCAGTGGCGTTAAAACGTTTATCAAGGAGCATTCTTctgatattgatgaaattagtAGTGATAAAGAACTGAAAACCGGTGGTTTTATTTCAGCAAAGGAGTTGGAATTTTTGCTTAAATCTGACGATCGTAATATTTTGCTAGTGGATGTAAGACAGAGAtctgaatttgaagaaaccCATATTAAAGCCAGTAATGTCATTTGCATCGAGCCAATATCATTTAAGAGTTCCTACACAGATCTggaattggagaaaaaatcgatgatTACTTCACcaaatgttgaaattgatatttttaAGAGGAGAAATGAGTTTACGTTTGTCATTCTATATACAGATGGcaataaagaaaatggtCACCATAATTTTTACATCCAACAGGAAATGGTGTTATTAGACTTACTGATAAACAGATCATTTGCCAAACCACTTCATAAGGATGTTAAAATTCTAGTATTAGAGGCAGGAATCTCTAGTTGGAAATTTCATGGTGGTAGTTGTAGTAGTAGTGAAAACTTCCAAGGAAACCAAGACAGCGGCGCTATCTATATTAATGGTAATACTTCAGGTTTAAAGCTGCAACAACTGCCAAAATTGACGCCTAATATTAGCTCCTCGATGGATTCTTCAATGAAAGATATGATGAGATCAACTTCGCAAGATCCAAGTAATGCCGGCTTTAATTTACCTATACAGCAAAGACCACCTGGATCTGCAAACCTAATAAACCCCTCTCCCTCTGTATCTCCTTCTCAATTGCCACTTGGGTCGCCACCTTTGTCTCATCATCCAGACATGAAATTCGCCAAATATCCAACTACTCCACAATTAGCCGACAAAGATAATGCGAATGACAGTAATGGCACTGCTAATGGTACTGCTAATGGTGGTAGCAGTGCTGGTAATGGATTGCCTACGTTCACCAATGTTTCACCTATAAATTCAAGAGCGGTTGCGCCTGCACGTCGTACCATTGCGTCACCCAACCCACCAAGCATTTTGGTGGGTAGTAGTGCAACTAATGGTACTAGTGCTAATACTAGTACCAATCAACCTTTATCAAAACCTCCAACCCAACCATTACCAACATTGCCGCAATTACCAACACGCTCATCTAATTCACAAAGTTCATTAACACAGACAAAACAGTACGATTTAGATTTTACAGTTGGATTAGAAAATATGGGTAATTCATGTTATATCAATTGTATCATACAATGCCTTTTAGGTACTCACGAATTAACGAATATTTTCCTCAACAATTCTTATGAACGTCATATCAATTTAAACAGTAAATTGGGATCCAAGGGCGTTTTAGCTAAACATTTTGCCAgattaattcatcaaatgcatCAAAGCGCTGCATTTAAAAAGTCAGATAAAAATAAAGCTGTTAGACCCTATGAATTCAAAATGGCTTGCGGTTCGATAAATTCCCTTTTTAGAGAAAGTGGTCAACAGGATTCTCAagaattttgtcaatttttGTTAGATGGATTACATGAAGATTTAAACCAATGTGGTGGTAATCCTCCATTAAAAGAATTATcagaagaagctgaaaaaaTGAGAGAAAGATTATCGATGAGAATCGCGTCTTCCATTGAGTGGGAGAGGTATTTGACAAGAGATTTCAGCGTTATCGTTGATTTGTTCCAAGGGCAATACGCTTCGCAATTGAGGTGCAAAGTTTGTAATCATACTTCTACAACTTATCAGCCTTTTTCTATACTAGCGGCCCCGGTACCTCACGCTAAAAGTTGTTACTTATTGGATTGCTTCAAGGAATTTACAAAGTTAGAACAGttggaaaaagatgaagaatggCTATGTCCCTATTGTAAGAAAAAGCAACCTTCGACTAAAAAATTGACAATCACAAGGTTACCGCGCAATCTGATTATTCActtgaaaagatttgataATTTGTTGAACAAAAATAACGTTTTGGTCAATTATCCATTCTTTTTGGATTTAACTCCATTTTGGGCAAATGATTTTGACGGGAGATTACCACCTGGGGTTACTGATGAATTGCCTTCAAGGGGTCAAGTTGCACCATTTAAATATAAATTATACGCAGTTGCGTCACATTCGGGTAGCCTTTACGGTGGTCATTATACCGCTTATGTGGATAAAGGCTTGAACAAGGGCTGGTACTATTTTGATGATACCGGTTATCGTCCAATGAGAACTCCAACGGAATGTATCACATCAAATGCATACGTCTTGTTTTACCATCGTGTATACGGTGTTTAA
- the FMP16 gene encoding Fmp16p (similar to uniprot|Q12497 Saccharomyces cerevisiae YDR070C FMP16 The authentic non-tagged protein was localized to the mitochondria), which translates to MLSMFCRTPVVSRTLQQQGSRAFTNTAYRALPHRKDNLTADEQTEQKNFDDNQARLEEMEHSRTKDVDYTHQRSEAELRKIGEDAQVEQNRPDDGVY; encoded by the coding sequence ATGTTGAGTATGTTCTGTAGGACCCCAGTTGTATCAAGAACCTTGCAGCAACAAGGTAGTCGTGCATTTACCAATACAGCTTACAGAGCCCTGCCACATCGTAAGGACAATCTCACTGCTGATGAACAAACAGAgcaaaagaattttgatgatAACCAGGCAAGATTAGAGGAGATGGAGCACTCTCGCACCAAGGACGTCGACTACACCCATCAAAGAAGCGAAGCAGAACTTAGGAAGATAGGTGAAGATGCTCAAGTCGAACAGAACAGACCCGATGACGGTGTTTATTAA